A stretch of the Poseidonibacter parvus genome encodes the following:
- a CDS encoding TauD/TfdA family dioxygenase, whose translation MIENKNDEYINGYTVYKTQVNPKSVSLNDRIIRVGWDNGEQSDYHFLWLRDNCHCDECVTSLSKEQVFEICDVPFDIKPLSVELSKDNMINIIWDYKSHKSSYHPAWLKQHCYSQEAREKRNLKYKIWDKKLIEKSLPLYEYQDVMNKDEILLSWLYDLRDYGISKIVNVKNKLNEVQKVAQRISFIRETNFGIVFDVISKKSANSAAYTNLKLPLHTDLPTRELQPGLQFLHCLVNDASGGESILVDGFKIAEYMREKHKDEYKALSTLPMSFYNKDKNSDYRFVSPMIISNDKDEIVEIRMANFLRGPIDIDGKDMESFYNAYRLFILLTRDEKFQFYHRLNQGDLIVFDNRRILHARNSFDLKEGERHLQGCYVDKDELLSKIRILEREII comes from the coding sequence GTGATAGAAAATAAAAATGATGAATATATAAACGGATATACTGTTTATAAAACGCAAGTTAATCCTAAAAGTGTGAGTTTAAATGATAGAATAATAAGAGTAGGTTGGGATAATGGTGAGCAAAGTGATTATCATTTTTTATGGCTTAGAGACAATTGCCATTGTGACGAATGCGTAACTTCTCTTAGTAAAGAACAAGTATTTGAAATTTGTGATGTTCCTTTTGATATTAAACCTTTAAGTGTTGAATTGTCAAAAGATAATATGATTAATATTATCTGGGATTATAAGTCCCATAAAAGTAGTTATCATCCAGCTTGGTTAAAGCAACACTGTTATAGTCAAGAAGCAAGGGAAAAACGAAATTTAAAATATAAAATTTGGGATAAAAAATTAATAGAAAAATCACTGCCTTTATATGAATATCAAGATGTAATGAATAAAGATGAGATTTTATTAAGTTGGTTATATGATCTACGTGATTATGGAATTAGCAAAATTGTAAACGTTAAAAATAAACTAAATGAAGTACAAAAAGTTGCACAAAGAATTTCTTTTATACGTGAAACAAATTTTGGTATAGTTTTTGATGTAATCTCTAAAAAAAGTGCTAATTCAGCAGCCTATACAAACCTAAAACTTCCTTTACATACAGATTTACCCACACGAGAATTACAACCAGGATTGCAGTTTCTTCATTGTTTAGTAAACGATGCTAGTGGTGGTGAATCTATTTTAGTTGATGGTTTCAAAATTGCTGAGTATATGCGTGAAAAACACAAAGATGAATATAAAGCTTTAAGTACTTTACCTATGTCTTTTTACAACAAAGATAAAAATAGTGATTATAGATTTGTAAGTCCTATGATTATAAGTAATGATAAAGATGAAATAGTAGAAATAAGAATGGCTAATTTTTTACGTGGACCTATTGATATTGATGGCAAAGATATGGAGTCTTTCTATAATGCTTATAGACTATTTATTCTATTGACAAGAGATGAAAAATTTCAATTTTATCATAGACTTAATCAAGGTGATTTAATTGTTTTTGATAATCGTAGAATATTACATGCCCGTAATTCTTTTGATTTAAAAGAAGGTGAAAGACATTTACAAGGCTGTTATGTTGATAAAGATGAATTATTATCAAAAATTAGAATTTTAGAAAGAGAGATTATATGA
- a CDS encoding alcohol dehydrogenase family protein, with protein sequence MNKIPKTMKAMLMIGNGDYDKLEYVTNYETPIPKENEVLIQVKAAGVNNTDINTRIGWYSKNDNNPEDASWGGESLNFPRIQGADVCGYIVAVGKNIDEKRIGQRVLIEPSLQKINGEQLENPWYFGSECDGGFAQFTVISNEHAHEIKSDYTDIELASFPCSYSTSENLLTRAHVNENDIVLVSGASGGVGSATVQLACARGAKVIAITSPSKFEEILALGASKVISRDDNLVEVLGENSVTVVIDLVAGKKWNEFLDVLKPHGRYAVSGAIAGPIVELDLRTLYLKDLSFFGCTILEKEVFPNLIKRIEKKEIKPLVAKTFELENIVVAQKEFLTKKHIGKIVLEVK encoded by the coding sequence ATGAATAAAATACCAAAAACAATGAAGGCAATGCTCATGATTGGCAATGGCGATTATGATAAATTAGAATATGTTACAAATTATGAAACACCAATTCCAAAAGAAAATGAAGTCTTAATTCAAGTAAAAGCAGCAGGTGTTAATAATACAGATATAAATACAAGAATTGGCTGGTATTCTAAAAATGACAATAATCCTGAAGATGCTTCTTGGGGAGGTGAGAGTTTAAACTTTCCTCGAATTCAAGGTGCAGATGTTTGTGGATATATAGTAGCAGTTGGTAAAAATATTGATGAAAAAAGAATAGGGCAAAGAGTATTAATTGAGCCATCATTACAAAAAATAAATGGTGAACAGTTAGAAAATCCTTGGTATTTTGGAAGTGAGTGTGATGGTGGATTTGCCCAATTTACTGTTATTTCAAATGAACATGCACATGAGATAAAGAGTGATTATACTGATATTGAATTAGCATCTTTCCCTTGTTCTTATTCAACTTCTGAAAACTTATTAACAAGAGCACACGTAAATGAAAATGATATTGTATTAGTTTCAGGAGCTTCAGGAGGAGTTGGAAGTGCAACAGTACAACTAGCATGCGCAAGAGGTGCAAAAGTAATTGCAATTACATCACCTTCAAAGTTTGAAGAGATATTAGCTTTAGGTGCAAGTAAAGTGATTTCAAGAGATGATAATTTAGTTGAAGTTCTTGGAGAAAACTCTGTAACAGTTGTAATTGATTTAGTTGCAGGAAAAAAGTGGAATGAGTTTTTAGATGTGTTAAAACCTCATGGTAGATATGCAGTATCTGGTGCAATTGCAGGTCCAATTGTAGAACTTGATTTAAGAACACTTTACTTAAAAGATTTATCATTTTTTGGATGTACAATTTTAGAAAAAGAAGTTTTCCCAAATCTTATAAAAAGAATTGAAAAAAAAGAGATAAAACCTTTAGTTGCTAAAACTTTTGAATTAGAAAATATTGTTGTTGCGCAAAAAGAGTTTTTAACTAAGAAACATATTGGTAAAATAGTATTAGAAGTTAAATAA
- a CDS encoding MerR family transcriptional regulator yields MALLDNNKDVLPLSSIAELLTAKARTLKMYEEKGLFPKKKELKKLYSINDVQIISFVHYLASVKKINANGIKYIIEMLENNMDEKNKADFLEIVEKKLEKLSAKEIVDVESM; encoded by the coding sequence TTGGCTTTATTAGATAACAATAAAGATGTACTGCCATTAAGTAGTATTGCTGAATTACTGACAGCAAAAGCACGAACATTAAAAATGTATGAGGAAAAAGGTTTATTTCCTAAGAAGAAAGAATTAAAGAAGCTTTATTCTATAAACGATGTTCAAATTATATCATTTGTTCATTATCTTGCAAGTGTTAAAAAAATAAATGCAAATGGTATTAAGTATATTATTGAAATGTTAGAAAATAATATGGATGAAAAAAACAAAGCAGATTTCCTAGAAATTGTTGAAAAAAAACTAGAAAAACTTTCTGCAAAAGAGATTGTAGACGTAGAGTCTATGTAA
- a CDS encoding DoxX family protein encodes MKSKIFNIKNLYLLTTGIIVILVGLFSGVVDILQTQGVISASQELGYPLYFFTLLGIFKILGAIALVLPRKFESIKLVAYSGFAFDFIFASFSHFSIGDSFTKILTPLVFLIILDISYKLKDKY; translated from the coding sequence ATGAAATCAAAAATATTTAATATAAAAAATTTATATTTACTAACAACAGGAATCATAGTTATCTTAGTTGGTTTATTTAGTGGTGTTGTGGATATTTTACAAACACAGGGTGTAATTTCTGCATCACAAGAATTGGGATACCCTTTGTATTTCTTTACACTATTAGGAATTTTTAAAATATTAGGAGCTATAGCCTTAGTATTACCTAGAAAGTTTGAATCAATTAAGCTTGTAGCTTATAGTGGATTTGCATTTGATTTTATATTTGCGTCTTTTTCACATTTTAGTATAGGAGATAGTTTTACTAAAATATTAACGCCTTTAGTGTTTTTAATTATTCTAGATATTTCATATAAATTAAAAGATAAATATTAA